From one Bacteroides eggerthii genomic stretch:
- a CDS encoding RagB/SusD family nutrient uptake outer membrane protein encodes MHIMKRRILYSLLITATLGLSSCESFLSENPKDQITEEQAYQNSTLLYLNTVASLYTQVGANGGGAGLQGTDRGLYDLNTFTTDEAMLPTRGGDWYDGGLWQNLFLHNWGTKNDLVKGSWDYLYKVIAQTNQSLDKLKEILENNPENISVPKYISEVRAFRAMYYYYLLDMFARVPLVTSSSVAMEDVVQSERSAVFNFVRTELEESVEDLSDAHSNLTGEYYGRITKPVAYFLLAKLALNAEVYADDNWTDGTKLDGKNIKFTVDGTEMNAWEATIAYCDKIAGLGYKLEPKFESNFSLKNESSVENIFTIPMDANLYKNEFYNLIRSRHYNHGNAYGQGGWNGSSATKEALDAFGYGTSSQDPRFELTYYAGKVEGPNGTIKLDDGTDLEYVPSEITLDLSGKASEKTAGARMKKYELDASATNDGKLQSNDIVLFRYADVLLMKSEAKVRNGGNGDAELTEVRERAGATLDVTATLETLLEERLREFAWEGLRRQDLVRFGKFTRAYTDRPQLPKEDTGYTTVFPIHEDVLSLNGKLTQNYGY; translated from the coding sequence ATGCATATTATGAAAAGAAGAATATTATATAGTTTGTTGATAACAGCAACACTCGGCTTATCTTCTTGTGAATCTTTCTTGTCGGAAAATCCGAAAGACCAAATTACAGAAGAACAGGCTTACCAGAATTCTACCTTATTGTACTTGAATACGGTGGCTTCCCTTTATACGCAAGTTGGTGCTAACGGTGGCGGGGCAGGATTGCAGGGTACTGACCGTGGACTTTATGACTTGAATACTTTCACAACTGATGAAGCTATGCTTCCCACGCGCGGTGGTGACTGGTATGATGGTGGCTTGTGGCAAAATCTGTTCCTTCATAATTGGGGTACGAAGAATGATTTGGTAAAAGGCAGTTGGGATTATCTTTATAAAGTGATTGCACAAACCAATCAATCATTGGATAAATTAAAAGAAATCTTGGAGAACAATCCGGAGAATATTTCAGTTCCCAAATACATTTCGGAAGTACGGGCATTCCGGGCAATGTACTATTATTATTTATTGGATATGTTTGCTCGTGTTCCACTGGTTACTTCTTCTTCAGTAGCAATGGAAGATGTAGTACAATCTGAACGTTCCGCTGTCTTTAATTTTGTAAGAACCGAATTGGAGGAATCGGTTGAAGACTTAAGCGATGCGCATAGTAATTTGACCGGTGAATATTATGGTAGAATAACAAAACCTGTTGCGTATTTTCTGTTGGCAAAGTTAGCGCTTAATGCAGAAGTATATGCGGATGACAATTGGACGGACGGTACTAAACTGGATGGAAAGAATATCAAATTTACAGTAGACGGTACTGAAATGAATGCTTGGGAGGCAACAATCGCGTATTGTGATAAGATTGCGGGCCTGGGATACAAGTTGGAACCTAAATTCGAATCTAACTTCTCACTTAAGAATGAATCGTCTGTAGAGAATATCTTTACTATTCCGATGGATGCAAATCTTTATAAGAATGAATTTTATAATTTGATTCGTTCTCGTCACTATAATCATGGTAATGCTTATGGCCAAGGTGGATGGAATGGTTCGTCCGCAACTAAAGAAGCTCTTGATGCCTTTGGTTATGGTACAAGTTCTCAAGATCCGCGTTTTGAACTGACTTATTATGCAGGAAAAGTAGAGGGACCTAATGGGACTATAAAACTTGATGATGGAACTGATTTGGAATATGTACCTTCTGAAATTACTTTGGATTTGTCTGGCAAAGCCTCAGAGAAGACAGCTGGCGCACGTATGAAAAAATATGAATTGGATGCTTCTGCTACTAATGATGGTAAACTTCAAAGTAATGATATTGTCCTATTCCGATATGCTGATGTACTTTTAATGAAGAGTGAAGCTAAAGTGCGTAATGGTGGTAATGGAGATGCTGAACTGACAGAAGTTCGGGAGCGCGCCGGTGCTACTTTGGATGTGACGGCTACTCTTGAAACTTTGTTAGAAGAGCGTCTGAGAGAATTTGCATGGGAAGGCCTTCGTCGTCAGGATTTAGTTCGTTTCGGTAAGTTTACCCGCGCATATACTGATAGGCCTCAGTTACCGAAAGAAGATACTGGTTATACTACTGTATTCCCGATTCATGAAGATGTATTGAGCCTGAATGGCAAACTGACTCAAAATTACGGTTATTAA
- a CDS encoding SusC/RagA family TonB-linked outer membrane protein has product MKQVNLRIYRTILPLLLGLFLSVGAYAQNITVKGNVKDATGEPVIGANVLEKGTTNGVITDLDGNFQLQTSAGATLVVSFVGYLPAEVKAASVLNVVLKEDAQLLDDVVVIGYATGSQRTISGAVQKVGREEMNAGVVVNPLSAIKGKVAGVNIQKTGGDPTAAPAIRVRGTTSLTGGNDPLVIIDGVFGDLNMLNAISPADIENFTVLKDASETAQYGSRGASGVIVVTTIKGKNGVKSLSYDGSFGIETVYKNLEMLDANQYRAAAQRLGVDILDKGHNTDFIKEMQQTGYTQNHRLSFSNGNDDSNYRASIGVIDQKGIIKNNTMRNYTAKIDAMQNMFNNKLKLEFGMFGSLKENRYVNDYQKTFYSAASYNPTFPNFKNPETGMWDENANANEVQNPLGRLDIDDRETNAFINTNARITWSINNDLKLSAFGSYTYNVKENKKYIPSSIKAGLSNRGEAYRGDNKSQSMLANLMLTYKKGFGKHYINALGLAEVQRVTNTGFGTTVHGFSTDDFLYNNLQAGAVLKWGDNTSYYNNPSLASFMARVNYSYADKYIVTVNARTDGSSKVGENNKWAFFPSASLAWVLKEEAFLKDVDMISNLKLRVGYGLAGNQDAISSYNSLPLMSPNGTTTVNGLPVVTMGVTRNYNPDLKWEVKKTFDVGLDFGMFDERLSLTLDYYNSKTTDLLYNYDVKVPPFTYPTLLANLGAMRNTGFEIAISGTPLKTKDMELNISANVAFQKNKLLSLNGTYMGESMTAKEYMNLGGMNGAGFIGGYNQIIYQMVGQPVGVFYLPKCDGLVDNGFGDYTYHVQDIDGVEGVDLADGKDRYIAGQAMPKALLGANIGFRYKQFDIQVQMNGAFGHKIYNGTSLSYMNMSQFPTYNVLAEAPQKNIKDQTVTDYWLEKGDYLHFDYVTLGWNLNTKNLKAIKSLRVTFSVNNLATITGYSGLSPMINSTTVGSDLGIDDKRFYPLSRTYSLGLSVNF; this is encoded by the coding sequence ATGAAGCAAGTTAATCTTAGAATCTATCGAACGATTCTTCCCTTGTTGTTAGGGCTATTCTTGTCAGTTGGCGCTTATGCACAGAACATTACTGTAAAAGGAAATGTGAAAGATGCTACGGGTGAACCTGTAATTGGCGCGAATGTACTGGAAAAAGGTACTACAAACGGAGTTATTACTGATTTAGACGGTAATTTCCAGTTGCAAACATCGGCGGGTGCAACTCTTGTTGTTTCTTTCGTGGGCTATCTTCCTGCAGAAGTAAAAGCGGCATCCGTACTTAATGTTGTTTTGAAAGAAGATGCTCAACTTCTTGATGATGTTGTTGTGATTGGTTATGCCACAGGAAGTCAACGGACAATATCCGGTGCAGTTCAGAAAGTGGGACGTGAAGAAATGAATGCCGGCGTTGTCGTTAATCCGTTATCTGCTATTAAAGGTAAAGTTGCCGGTGTGAATATTCAGAAAACCGGTGGTGACCCTACTGCTGCTCCGGCTATTCGTGTGCGTGGTACTACTTCTTTGACTGGTGGTAACGACCCGTTGGTTATTATTGATGGTGTATTTGGCGATTTGAATATGCTGAATGCTATTTCTCCTGCTGATATTGAGAATTTTACAGTGCTGAAAGATGCCTCTGAAACAGCTCAATATGGTTCTCGTGGTGCTTCCGGTGTTATTGTTGTTACCACTATTAAAGGTAAGAATGGTGTTAAGAGCTTAAGTTATGATGGTAGTTTCGGTATTGAAACGGTTTATAAGAATCTGGAAATGCTGGATGCTAACCAGTATAGAGCTGCCGCACAGAGGTTAGGAGTTGATATATTGGATAAGGGACATAATACAGACTTTATTAAAGAAATGCAGCAGACTGGTTATACTCAAAATCACCGCTTGTCATTCTCTAATGGTAATGATGATTCAAACTATCGTGCTTCTATCGGTGTTATAGATCAAAAAGGTATTATAAAAAATAATACAATGCGTAATTATACCGCTAAGATTGATGCTATGCAGAATATGTTCAATAATAAGTTGAAGTTGGAATTTGGAATGTTCGGTTCGTTGAAAGAAAACAGATATGTGAATGACTATCAGAAAACATTCTATTCTGCTGCTTCTTATAATCCTACCTTTCCTAATTTTAAAAACCCGGAAACAGGTATGTGGGATGAAAATGCCAATGCTAACGAGGTACAAAACCCATTAGGCCGTTTGGACATTGATGATCGTGAAACAAATGCTTTTATAAATACAAATGCCCGTATTACATGGAGCATTAATAATGATTTGAAACTAAGTGCATTCGGTTCATATACTTATAATGTAAAAGAGAATAAAAAATATATTCCTTCTTCTATAAAGGCCGGTCTGAGCAATCGTGGAGAGGCATATCGTGGAGATAATAAATCTCAGTCGATGTTGGCTAACTTGATGTTAACTTATAAAAAAGGTTTTGGAAAACACTATATCAACGCTTTAGGTCTGGCGGAAGTTCAACGGGTGACTAATACAGGCTTTGGAACTACGGTACATGGTTTCAGTACAGACGACTTTTTATATAATAATTTGCAGGCTGGTGCTGTATTGAAGTGGGGAGATAATACATCTTATTATAATAACCCGAGTTTGGCTTCTTTCATGGCACGTGTCAACTATTCATACGCAGATAAGTATATTGTTACAGTGAATGCCCGTACAGATGGTTCTTCTAAAGTAGGAGAGAACAATAAATGGGCATTTTTCCCATCAGCATCTCTTGCATGGGTTCTTAAAGAAGAAGCGTTCTTGAAAGATGTTGATATGATTAGTAATTTGAAATTGAGAGTAGGTTATGGTCTTGCCGGTAATCAAGATGCTATTAGCTCTTATAATTCATTGCCATTGATGAGTCCTAATGGTACGACAACAGTAAATGGACTTCCCGTAGTAACAATGGGAGTTACTCGCAATTACAATCCTGATTTGAAGTGGGAAGTGAAGAAAACTTTTGATGTAGGTTTGGACTTTGGAATGTTCGATGAACGATTGAGTTTAACTTTAGACTACTATAATTCAAAAACAACAGATTTGTTGTATAATTATGATGTAAAGGTTCCACCTTTTACTTATCCTACTTTGCTTGCTAATCTTGGTGCAATGCGTAATACTGGTTTTGAAATTGCAATTAGCGGTACTCCATTGAAAACAAAAGATATGGAGCTGAATATCAGTGCTAATGTTGCATTTCAAAAGAATAAGTTGCTCTCTTTGAACGGAACGTATATGGGGGAATCCATGACAGCTAAGGAATACATGAACTTAGGTGGCATGAATGGTGCCGGATTTATTGGTGGGTATAATCAAATTATTTATCAAATGGTTGGACAGCCGGTAGGCGTATTCTATTTGCCTAAATGCGATGGATTGGTTGATAATGGCTTTGGTGATTATACTTATCATGTTCAAGATATTGATGGTGTGGAAGGTGTTGATTTGGCTGACGGAAAGGATCGTTATATTGCAGGTCAGGCTATGCCAAAAGCTTTATTGGGTGCAAATATCGGATTCCGTTACAAGCAATTTGATATTCAGGTACAAATGAATGGAGCTTTTGGACATAAGATTTATAATGGTACTTCTTTGTCTTATATGAATATGAGTCAGTTCCCGACTTATAATGTTTTGGCTGAAGCTCCTCAGAAAAACATCAAAGACCAAACCGTAACCGATTATTGGTTGGAGAAAGGTGATTACTTGCATTTCGACTATGTTACATTGGGTTGGAACTTGAATACAAAAAATCTGAAAGCTATCAAGTCTTTACGTGTTACTTTCTCTGTAAATAATTTGGCTACGATTACAGGATACTCAGGGCTTTCTCCGATGATAAACAGTACAACGGTAGGAAGTGACCTTGGTATTGATGACAAGCGTTTCTATCCTTTGTCACGTACTTATTCATTGGGACTTAGTGTTAACTTTTAA
- a CDS encoding LacI family DNA-binding transcriptional regulator: MDKPQITIKDIARALNVSPSTVSRALKDNPDISRETRNLVHTYAREHNYKPNVLAVNLRSSRSNTIGVIVPQLVHHFFSCVLSGIEMAAAEAGYNIIVAQSNESYEQEVKIVQSFLAARVCGVIASLAKNTEQYNHYQELLDNNIPVVFYDRICTGLKTERVVVDDYAGSFAAVEYMIQTGCKRIFFYGADPHLEITKNRRNGYLDAMKKYKIPVNDSMIKLCDNRERAIAITPDLLESDNRPDGFFAINDETAAGILYACKLVGLKVPDEVSICGFTDGAIAQSTDPKLTTVEQHGEEVGKNAFSILTDKLEGNEEKSTNRIVRTNLVVRGTTK; encoded by the coding sequence ATGGATAAACCGCAAATAACCATCAAGGATATTGCCCGGGCATTAAATGTCTCTCCCTCCACTGTGTCGAGAGCGCTCAAGGATAATCCGGACATCAGCCGGGAGACACGTAACCTTGTTCATACTTACGCGCGCGAACATAATTATAAGCCCAATGTGCTTGCCGTCAACCTCCGTTCGAGCCGAAGCAACACGATTGGTGTGATTGTACCTCAACTGGTGCATCATTTTTTTTCGTGCGTATTGAGCGGCATTGAAATGGCAGCCGCCGAAGCCGGTTACAACATAATCGTGGCACAGAGTAACGAATCGTATGAACAGGAAGTGAAAATCGTCCAATCCTTTCTCGCCGCCCGCGTCTGCGGTGTCATCGCATCGCTTGCCAAGAATACGGAACAATACAATCATTATCAGGAATTGTTAGACAACAATATTCCGGTCGTCTTCTACGACCGCATCTGTACAGGGCTGAAAACGGAGCGAGTGGTGGTAGACGACTATGCCGGATCGTTTGCCGCTGTGGAGTACATGATTCAGACAGGATGCAAGCGCATCTTCTTTTACGGAGCCGATCCACATCTTGAAATCACCAAAAACCGACGCAACGGATATCTGGACGCCATGAAGAAATACAAGATTCCCGTAAACGACAGCATGATCAAACTATGCGATAACCGCGAACGCGCCATTGCCATAACGCCCGATTTATTGGAAAGCGACAATCGTCCCGACGGCTTCTTTGCGATTAATGACGAAACGGCGGCAGGTATCTTGTACGCCTGCAAGCTGGTGGGGCTCAAAGTGCCGGACGAGGTCTCCATTTGCGGTTTCACCGACGGAGCCATTGCCCAAAGCACCGACCCGAAGCTGACAACAGTGGAACAGCATGGAGAGGAAGTGGGGAAAAACGCCTTCAGCATCCTTACGGACAAGTTGGAAGGAAACGAAGAAAAAAGTACAAACAGAATTGTACGGACCAATCTGGTGGTAAGAGGAACAACGAAATAA
- a CDS encoding SLC45 family MFS transporter, translating into MKVKPDLSFWKLWNISFGFFGVQIAYALQSANISRIFSTLGADPHSLSYFWILPPLAGIIVQPIVGAASDKTWTRFGRRIPYLFIGSLVAVLVMCLLPNAGSFGMAVSTAMIFGLVSLMFLDTSINMAMQPFKMMVGDMVNEKQKGLAYSIQSFLCNAGSLVGYLFPFIFAWVGISNTAPQGVIPDSVIYSFYIGAAILIFCVIYTTVKVKEMPPAEYAEYHGITEEQEHEKVSMLKLLIKAPKAFWTVGLVQFFCWFAFMFMWTYTNGSIAANVFDAPTVEHTVNGVSKIVLDTKSLQYQEAANWVGVLFAVQAIGSVLWAVCIPMFKDRRFIYALSLVLGGIGFISTYFVHSQYVLFISFLLIGCAWAAMLALPFTILTNALSGGHMGTYLGLFNGTICIPQIVAAALGGSILALFTPKGMLPPEINMLVMAGVMLIIGAACVYLIKETKGERP; encoded by the coding sequence ATGAAAGTAAAACCCGATTTAAGTTTCTGGAAACTGTGGAACATCAGCTTCGGTTTTTTTGGCGTGCAAATCGCATATGCTTTGCAAAGCGCAAATATCAGCCGCATTTTTTCCACATTAGGAGCTGATCCGCACAGCTTAAGTTATTTTTGGATATTACCGCCGTTGGCAGGCATCATAGTGCAACCCATTGTCGGAGCTGCCAGCGACAAAACGTGGACACGATTCGGACGTCGTATTCCTTATTTATTCATAGGCTCGCTGGTCGCAGTGCTCGTGATGTGCCTGCTGCCCAATGCCGGCAGTTTCGGCATGGCGGTGAGTACGGCAATGATTTTCGGGCTGGTATCGCTGATGTTTTTAGACACCTCTATCAACATGGCGATGCAACCTTTCAAAATGATGGTGGGCGATATGGTGAACGAGAAACAAAAAGGACTTGCCTATTCGATTCAAAGTTTCCTGTGCAACGCCGGCAGCCTGGTGGGCTACCTGTTTCCCTTCATATTTGCATGGGTAGGCATCAGCAATACTGCGCCGCAAGGGGTCATTCCCGATTCCGTCATCTATTCGTTCTACATCGGAGCAGCCATTCTGATATTCTGCGTTATTTACACCACAGTCAAAGTCAAAGAGATGCCGCCTGCCGAATATGCCGAATATCATGGCATTACGGAAGAGCAGGAACACGAGAAAGTCAGTATGCTGAAACTGTTGATAAAAGCACCGAAAGCCTTTTGGACAGTGGGACTGGTACAGTTTTTCTGTTGGTTTGCCTTTATGTTTATGTGGACATATACCAACGGCAGCATAGCTGCAAATGTTTTTGACGCTCCCACAGTAGAGCATACGGTGAATGGAGTCAGCAAAATAGTCCTCGACACCAAAAGCCTGCAATATCAGGAAGCTGCCAACTGGGTAGGCGTGCTGTTTGCCGTACAAGCTATCGGCTCCGTACTTTGGGCGGTATGTATCCCTATGTTCAAAGACCGCCGCTTTATCTATGCGCTGAGCCTCGTCTTGGGCGGTATCGGATTTATATCCACTTATTTCGTGCACAGCCAATACGTACTATTCATATCCTTCTTGCTGATAGGCTGTGCATGGGCTGCTATGCTGGCATTACCTTTCACCATTCTCACCAATGCCTTGTCCGGCGGGCACATGGGAACCTATCTGGGACTGTTCAACGGAACAATCTGCATACCGCAAATCGTAGCCGCAGCGTTGGGAGGAAGTATTTTGGCATTGTTCACGCCGAAAGGGATGCTTCCACCCGAAATAAACATGCTGGTAATGGCGGGCGTGATGCTCATAATCGGAGCCGCCTGCGTATATCTGATAAAAGAAACCAAAGGAGAAAGGCCGTAA
- a CDS encoding family 65 glycosyl hydrolase domain-containing protein, with amino-acid sequence MKKFLKTDEWNIIEDSFQADRMRWSESIFSLGNGRFGQRGYFEEPYSSDSYRGTFVAGITFLDKTRVNWWKNGFPQFYTRIPNAPEWSRISLRLIDEELDLAQWDVDSFNRRLDMKAGISYRDVEVTSPRGNKLRLHVEHIADMARPNLCLIKYSVTSLNYAGKVSLVPTFDGDIAQHTEHPDEKIWNILRSGTTSDCAYLWTQTRREDAQTCYAMTYRFFKNNKETFANPIRIEKEKQTGFSVGIEVKPGDTATLIKYIGITSSLYYERQDLIEESISEARKAKSLGWDILEEEHRKAWQEIWDETDVTIEGDPEAQQGIRYNIYQLYQTYRGDDPRLNIGPKGFTGEKYGGNTYWNTELCCVPFFLLSTPKKIAENLLMYRYKQLPKAIENARKLGFGNGAALFPQVTGNGEECHSEWEITFEEIHRNNIIVYAILQHATLTGTLDYIARYGLEVMIAVSRFWSQRVSFSQPKQKYVILGVTGPNEYENNVDNNWYTNYSCMRCLKTTLSFLEIIARQYPDEYARVRRITNLNYAEESERWRDIIERIYLPEDPERGIFIQNDGYMDKVLQSTDAIPDNERPINQYWSWDRILRSCYIKQSDVLLGLYLYYFNFDTETIRRNFEFYEPMTVHESSLSPHIHSILAARIGKVEKAYQLFMHATRLDLDDYNNEGEQGLHITSMPGSWLAIVRGFAGLQIVNDMLKIEPVLPEKWNSYSFKVNYSGSTLHIQVSKEIKIGLTAGNKLNIQVYQNVYELKQEGSLTIPLKDSF; translated from the coding sequence ATGAAGAAATTCCTTAAAACTGACGAATGGAACATTATAGAAGACAGCTTTCAAGCCGACCGCATGCGATGGTCGGAAAGCATATTCAGCCTTGGGAACGGCCGTTTCGGACAACGGGGATATTTTGAAGAGCCATATAGCAGCGACAGCTATCGCGGCACATTCGTGGCAGGCATAACTTTTTTAGACAAGACCCGCGTGAACTGGTGGAAAAACGGTTTTCCACAATTTTATACGCGTATTCCCAATGCTCCGGAATGGAGCCGCATCAGCCTGCGCCTCATCGACGAAGAATTGGACTTGGCCCAATGGGACGTGGACAGCTTTAACAGGCGTCTCGACATGAAGGCGGGCATCTCCTACCGCGATGTAGAGGTGACCTCTCCACGCGGCAACAAACTCCGCTTGCACGTAGAACATATTGCCGATATGGCCCGTCCCAACCTCTGCCTTATCAAATACAGTGTTACCTCCCTTAACTATGCAGGGAAAGTTTCCCTCGTACCGACTTTCGACGGAGACATTGCGCAGCATACCGAGCATCCGGATGAAAAGATATGGAATATCCTTCGATCCGGCACTACCAGTGATTGTGCCTATCTGTGGACACAGACCAGGCGGGAAGACGCACAGACATGCTATGCCATGACCTACCGGTTCTTCAAGAACAATAAAGAGACATTTGCCAACCCCATACGCATAGAAAAAGAGAAACAAACCGGATTCAGCGTAGGCATCGAGGTGAAACCGGGCGATACCGCAACGCTCATCAAATATATCGGCATCACGTCGTCCCTTTATTATGAACGGCAGGACCTGATAGAGGAATCCATATCGGAAGCGCGCAAAGCCAAAAGCTTGGGCTGGGACATTCTGGAAGAGGAGCACCGGAAAGCCTGGCAGGAAATATGGGATGAAACGGATGTCACAATAGAAGGAGATCCGGAAGCCCAGCAAGGCATACGTTATAATATCTACCAGCTTTATCAGACCTACCGGGGCGATGACCCGCGCCTGAATATCGGTCCCAAAGGTTTCACAGGAGAGAAGTATGGCGGCAACACCTATTGGAATACCGAATTATGCTGTGTGCCTTTCTTCCTCCTGTCCACTCCGAAGAAAATTGCCGAAAACCTGCTGATGTACCGTTACAAGCAACTTCCCAAAGCCATTGAAAACGCCAGAAAGTTAGGGTTCGGCAACGGCGCCGCCCTTTTTCCGCAAGTCACCGGCAATGGAGAAGAATGCCATAGCGAATGGGAAATCACATTTGAAGAAATCCACCGGAACAATATAATTGTCTATGCCATTCTTCAACACGCCACCCTCACAGGTACATTGGACTACATTGCCCGTTACGGACTGGAAGTGATGATAGCCGTCAGCCGTTTTTGGAGTCAACGGGTATCTTTCTCGCAGCCCAAACAGAAGTACGTCATCCTCGGAGTCACCGGACCCAATGAATACGAGAACAACGTAGACAACAACTGGTACACCAACTACTCCTGCATGCGCTGTCTCAAAACCACTCTCAGCTTTCTTGAAATCATAGCGCGGCAATATCCCGACGAGTATGCCCGCGTGCGTCGCATTACCAATCTGAATTATGCGGAAGAGAGTGAACGCTGGCGGGATATTATCGAACGGATATATTTGCCGGAAGACCCGGAACGCGGTATTTTCATTCAAAACGACGGCTACATGGACAAAGTCCTGCAAAGCACCGATGCCATTCCCGACAACGAGCGCCCTATTAACCAGTATTGGTCATGGGACCGCATCTTGCGCTCCTGCTACATCAAGCAAAGTGATGTTCTGCTTGGCCTATACCTATACTACTTCAACTTCGACACAGAAACCATTCGCCGTAATTTTGAGTTCTACGAGCCGATGACTGTCCATGAGTCTTCCCTTTCCCCACATATCCATTCCATTCTTGCCGCACGCATTGGAAAAGTGGAGAAAGCCTACCAATTGTTCATGCACGCCACCCGTCTCGACCTTGACGACTACAACAACGAAGGCGAACAAGGACTCCACATCACCAGCATGCCGGGCAGTTGGCTTGCGATTGTACGTGGATTTGCCGGATTGCAGATAGTGAATGACATGCTTAAGATAGAGCCCGTCCTACCGGAGAAATGGAACAGTTATTCCTTCAAAGTGAATTACTCAGGCAGCACCCTGCACATACAAGTAAGTAAAGAAATAAAAATCGGCCTGACGGCCGGAAACAAACTGAACATACAGGTATATCAAAACGTTTATGAATTAAAACAAGAGGGGAGTCTGACCATTCCCCTGAAAGACTCGTTTTAA
- a CDS encoding efflux RND transporter periplasmic adaptor subunit has protein sequence MKKMYLFALAMTFLITSCGQKKGEDTALVRPVKTATVSSQSVILKDFSGMVEAVEYVKLAFRVSGQIINLPVVEGQRVKKGQLIAAIDPRDISLQYAADKAAYETAAAQVERNKRLLGRQAISLQEYEISVANYQKAKSAYELSTNNMRDTKLLAPFDGSIETRLVENYQRVNSGEGIVRLVNTRKLRIKFTVPDDYLYLLRAKDATFKVEFDTYKGTVFNARLEEYLDISTDGTGIPVTIIIDDAAFDRTIYDVKPGFTCNIRLASDIAPFIEEKLMNVPLSAVFGDSENKNTYVWIVKDNKVNRREVTVYSPTGEANLLISKGLKPGETVVTAGVYQLVEGQRIKEVK, from the coding sequence ATGAAAAAAATGTACCTGTTCGCCCTGGCGATGACGTTTCTCATCACGTCCTGCGGGCAAAAAAAGGGGGAAGATACTGCCCTCGTGCGACCTGTGAAAACCGCTACCGTCAGTTCACAGTCAGTGATCCTTAAAGACTTCTCCGGCATGGTGGAAGCAGTGGAATATGTGAAGCTGGCTTTTAGGGTCAGTGGACAGATCATCAACCTTCCGGTTGTGGAAGGACAAAGGGTCAAGAAAGGGCAGCTCATTGCCGCTATCGACCCGCGTGACATTTCCTTGCAATATGCCGCCGACAAGGCTGCCTATGAAACTGCCGCCGCGCAGGTTGAGCGCAACAAACGGTTACTGGGACGTCAGGCCATCTCCCTGCAAGAATATGAAATCAGTGTAGCCAATTATCAGAAAGCAAAATCCGCTTACGAGCTATCCACCAACAATATGCGGGATACGAAACTGCTGGCTCCTTTCGACGGTTCTATCGAAACACGTCTGGTAGAGAACTATCAGCGCGTCAATTCGGGAGAGGGGATCGTACGGCTGGTCAATACTCGGAAACTGCGTATCAAATTTACCGTACCCGACGATTACCTTTACCTGCTTCGTGCCAAAGACGCTACATTCAAAGTAGAATTCGACACTTACAAGGGTACGGTATTCAATGCCAGACTGGAAGAGTATCTTGACATATCAACCGACGGTACAGGTATTCCGGTAACAATCATCATCGACGATGCCGCTTTTGACCGCACCATATATGATGTGAAGCCGGGATTCACCTGTAACATCCGCCTGGCATCGGATATTGCTCCTTTCATAGAAGAAAAACTGATGAATGTGCCGCTAAGCGCCGTATTCGGTGACAGCGAAAACAAGAACACCTATGTATGGATAGTGAAAGACAACAAGGTGAACCGTCGCGAAGTAACCGTATATTCACCTACCGGAGAGGCTAATCTTCTCATATCCAAAGGTCTGAAACCAGGTGAAACCGTTGTCACAGCCGGAGTGTACCAATTGGTGGAAGGACAGAGAATAAAAGAGGTAAAATGA